A segment of the Salminus brasiliensis chromosome 1, fSalBra1.hap2, whole genome shotgun sequence genome:
GCAAGGACTGCTGGCAACGGATGACTGTGGCATCGCTGGAGACTAAACTCTCAACCTCCTGACCtttcatgtttttttacatGGAAAGATCATATGCAAAGTTAAGGACATCATGACCTTCAGATTGTGTGTCTCACAGAATACAGGCCAGAGTTGGAGGTCTTTTAAAGAAACCTCCTTTGATTACTTTCTATTCACTGCCTATTCACTGCACAATTATGCAGTGACTGGATGACCTTTTGACGTGTGAAGCCTTGCCCACCACAGAATCTGTGGTGGCTAAGCACCAGTAAGCTAATTTAAGCCTGTCCTGTTCTGGGGATTAGTTCGGGAAGTGCTCATCATTGTGCAGGGACCGACAGGATCAGGCAGGGTAGGGGTGATACATCACACTGTGAGGAAGAAGCTGGCACAGTAGATCTTCACCACGGCAGTCAGATGCAAGCAGGACCAGGCAAGCTGGCAACACTGGGTTAGAATGGCTAtgctgcagcagcagcccaAAGCGCAATGGTTCCTCATCGACTTCGAGGAGGACGGGGCCATATATGAGGTGGAGGTGGATATGGTATGTTCTCCACTGTTTCTTGTTAGAGATAAAAACCATCTGTGCATGTATTTGCTCTTGACAGTCATAACAACTCTGCTCGGTAGTTTAAACATCTAGTCCAAAAAGATTAACGAGACAGCTAACCCCAGGACTTTACATTGTTTCTTTATGGTGAATCTCATTAGATGATGATGTTAGAAATAGTTTATGATTGTGATGTTGTATTCTGCCTAATTACACTGCTCTAACTATCATCAGTGGTCACTGAGCTTCTACATGCATACCAATGTTCCCGAACAGAACTGTAGAATCGGCTGTTAATAGAAGTATTAAAAATGTCTTTGGCTGCCTAGGATGCTCACTTagaggctcatttgcatattgcaacTTTCTGCAATATCAAAATATAAGTATTTCAAAGGCAAATGTAGCAATAATGATTAAGAAGAATTATTTTGTGCAGCCCTTTTTTTTCCTAGAGAAATGAATACTGATGGCCGTCAGTGAAGTTTGAGAATAGTCCTCACAGGTTTTCTGTTAAACTCTGCAACATTACATAAGACCACAGATTACATAAACGCACAGGGATTAGGATCAAGGTTGCAGTACAGTAAAGGTTCAGGGTTGGGGTTGTGGTTCAGGTATTGTGGTCTTTTGGAAGATAAACTGCAGAGAGGTAGAAAGTTACTCATGGTTAGCTTATGTTTATGATATTATAATATGAGCTAAGTTCAGCCTATGGTTGGACATGATACCTGGGTGGCGTGTACAAGGGAAGTGTCACGGGGGAGCGATTAAGGCTGATGACCTGTTGCATCACCCTCTTTCAGCGTAATAGCTAACCCACGGCCAAACTACCTGAAGTCACACTGGGTTCCAGTAAATGCTTCCTCGGATGTATACATGTGTCTCAATTTATCTTCAACTATAGATAGGCAGCGCCAGTTCTGGAGAATCACAGTCCAAGAAAGTTTGAGTGAGTTTTCCACTCCAGCACAACCTGGTAAATGAGCTGAAATTGGTGGATTTAAGAAGGGACATGaccaaactgaactgaatgctGGAGAAAACAAGAGTGGGTTGAATTGGGCTGCAAGGAATATTCACTAAATTccatctctaaaaaaaaaaaaaaatgttgatcTATTTAAATCTAGGGAATCTAGGGAAATGTCAGTCAAGCTAAATGCTAGCTTATCACTAGCTGCAAGCTATTGTGAGCTCTGCACACCAGGCTAGAGATACACACAGGTGAGTGCAAAAGTAGGCAAAGCAAGTTTTGAATACCTTTAAAACCTTCATCCTGTAGAATACGGTTACTCCTGTTTACTGGCCAAAAAGTGCCAGCAGGCAGTGCTAGCAAGCTGATCAGGGTTGCCAGACCAGCCTGGATTCCCTGCATTGGCATTTAATACTgctactttttttaatactgctACTTTGTGGGTGTATAGTTGCTACAatatttaaaagtgaaaatatTCAGTGGTATTAGTCATAATGGCAGTGTCTGTATAAGAACAGCAAAGAACAATAGAATCTGGTTCAGACTCCCATGACTAAATTCAAATCTGGAGAATgcttactttttattttttcactagCCAAAAGGAGACCCTTTGTCCTTTTCATAAGTGTTACAGATTCCAAGCGTCTTTtggaaaatattaaaataataaaaatggggAAATATGTATTGCTTACAATTCTGACTGCATTTTATAAACCTTTACAATGAGCAAAACACCGTAATCACACTAATCAAACTACGGCATCAGGTATAGTAGTAAACAGTGATTTGAGCTGATGTTATTCATGGGAGGACACATTTTAACGTGGCTTAAAGAGTacaaaattacaaattacaaaagtaatgatagttaatgaaagtgttactacaaacttctattacctaAGAATAACCCCaccggtttgtacagaagtccctgtagttactacaATAGTAATACAGCTTAGTGtgccttggagtgttaaaagGTGTTAAACCTTCTGTTTGAGTAGGTTAAATTGTAGGTGTTAACTGAACGCTTGCATTGTGGTCTAGGTGCTGGATATAGGGGACAGCCTCACCATCCCAGATGAGTTCACTGAGGAGGAGAAGACCACTGGCCTCTGGTGGAAGCAGCTGGCTGCTGGCGCAATGGCAGGGGCGGTCTCTCGGACAGGCACTGCCCCGCTGGACAGAATGAAAGTCTTCATGCAGGTGTATATCTTCTTGAGTTGTGTCCTGTTTGTACTAGCCATCTCTGCTTTTCATTGCAGGGACAGATCTGTAAGATTCAGTCATATACGCGCTGCATTGTAGATCAAATAGATAAGATCCAGTTTATATGGGAAAGAATGTGGGAGgtagctgctgttttttttttggttacagGTTCACGCCTCAAAGTCCAACAAAATCAGTCTGGTCAGCGGGTTTAAGCAGATGATCAAAGAGGGCGGCGTCACATCTTTGTGGAGAGGCAACGGCGTCAACGTGCTGAAAATTGCTCCAGAAACAGCTATCAAATTCATGGCCTATGAGCAGGTAagatgtaaatataatatataattaataggcCTACCAATGTGTTTCAGCCAGACGCTACCATACCTGTCAGACTGGAAAACAACAGAATGCTGTATTTGAACACTCCCATTCTGTAGCTTCTCAGTGTTTTGGTTCTTCAGTGATCCATTTCATCCACCCCCCTCAAAAGGCACCTTTAATAGTCTGTCagtaacaaatattttaaatatttaaacataaagAGTGCTGCATAGTGTTTCAGCATAGTGAGCTGCTTTACTCCATGTGAAAGGAGCAGAATTAACAAGAACATATCCTACAAGAACTCGGAGGTTGACAGATTCTTCTATAACTGcattctacaaaaaaaaaaaaaactacaaataatTTGTGTGATTATGATTATGTAATCAGATCTGACAATTCTGAAGTCCTCAGCCATGTCCAGCATGTCCTAAAACAGCTAATCAGGAATCAAGTCTTCTGTTGTAGAAGCATTTGTTTATATTTGAGTGGTTTTAAAGGTATATCCCACTAACATGCTAGAACAACATGCTAATGCCAACTTCTTTCAGAAGCTTTTTGCTTTGCATCATGAgcagtctgttttttttcctccacatGTAGCTTATTCCATTACTTTGGTACAAGTTAATcttgattttctctgttgtttTTGTCCCAGATGTGTCagttctactttttttttttttagcaaactGGAACTTGACCTTCCTGTTCCAGGTTTTACTGGTGGTTTACGTTTCGTGGTAAACCCTCTGTGTTTTTAGTGGCTTGTTCTTCTCCTCGTCATGTCACCACATATTGGACAGTATTCCTCAACAGTTCAAAatcttttctttattatttaaagcaCTCTTTAAACATGCACTACTGGTCGTTCAGGTTGTTTGCTGTTGCTAAGTTCACTAGTGCATTTTTCACTTCACAGGTTGGTCCATTTCTCTAACTTTTCTTTGATGTTATATTGTGAGACTCCTGCGATATACAAAGACCACACCAATTCATATACAAAGACCACATCTAGAATGAACTCTAGAAGAAGAATTTTTGTTAACTGTCTTTTGCATAAAGTAATGGCACACTAATACAGCTGCTACAAAAACAACTGACCATCCCAATTTTTGCACAGTTAAGTTGTATTGTGACTGTAAATAGCAAGTGATAAAACTGCTATGTTAGGGGTTGAACAATATacataattttaattaaaaagtcAAGGTTAAGTTGAACatattctgtattaaaatatcTCAATTTCTACAGAGCTCTGATTATACTTGACACATATTTGTCTCAGATTAGTTTGTCCAGCCCTCTGCAATGCCCAGAATTTATAAATGCCTAGACCAGACATTTAAATATAATGGGTGCGAGTCACCTGTAGTATTACCGCTACTGTGATAAAGGAATGCTTTATTGGCTCTAGCTTTCTGTTTTCTCATagtaaaaacataataatacacttaatgtatGTGAATTCCTCTCTTCTGTCCTGCCAGTATAAGAAGCTGTTGTCCAAGGAAGGAGGAAAGATTCAGACACACGAGAGGTTCATGGCAGGCTCCCTGGCTGGAGCCACAGCTCAGACTGCCATTTACCCCATGGAGGTAACTTAACCTAGCCTTCCTGTGCTTGAGGCTCAGCAGTTTCACATCTGGTGGTACACCTTCATGCCAAATCCTCATTCCTACATCTTGGGTGTTCTTGATCTGTTGCTTAGAAATAGGTGATCATGATAATTAAATGAACATGTATCATTATGGATCAATTAGTCAGTTCAGAATTAGTTCAGGTTTGGCTTTTAATAGTGATGTTATTCAGATGAAGGACTTCAGTCGGTCTACAGTATCGGTTAGTGGCTTGTGCATGCTGTAAACTGGTCTTGTTTACTGTCAGGTGATGAAGACCAGGCTCACGCTGCGGAAGACCGGCCAGTATTCCGGAATGTTTGACTGTGCCAAGAAGATTCTGAAGAAAGAGGGAGTGAAGGCCTTCTATAAGGGCTACATCCCCAACATCCTGGGCATCATCCCATATGCAGGAATCGACCTGGCCATCTATGAGGTGAGTCAAAGCAGCAGTTAACAATTCTTCATTCATTTTATGCTATTTATTAATGCCCCTGCAAGTGAACAAGTCCTGCAGACATGTTTGTTTTCCTTATCTGATGCTCTAGACTCAAGTCATGCAGTCCTTCCCAATAagctgatgagttgaatcagatgTGTTTTAACACGGTAGAATGCCGAGGTCTGCAGTGCTGTGACTTCCCAGGACAGGTCTTTTGAGTTTGACATGTGTTTTGTAATTCTGTTCTTAGCAACCCACAGCGCATTACAGTTTCAGCTACTTTCTGCTTCAGTACACCTGATCCACCTCAAGTGCTTGATAATCCAGTTGATGAGCTGGATCAAGTGTGTTGGGACTGGAAATGACGTGAAACTAGACAATGCTGAAAATGGAAAGTTCAGAATTAACAATAGTTGTAAAGATATGAAGGGCTGTATAGAACTGTTTTGTTGTACTTTTGTCtcatgttaataataataaggcatGAGATAAGCTGGATGCTCAAAGAAGGAGAACTGACAGCAATCACATTTCTAGGTTGGCAAGACCAGATGTTTCACCTCTGGACATTTTTTATGAAGCTATAGCCTACATGTCATGAAGGTCATGAATGTGGCTTTTTTACGtcagtgtttttcctgctctaacacgcCCAGTTCAGTCAAATACCAACACCAGAAATGCAGGACAGACATATTTGAGCTCCTTGGTTATGAactatgattttttaaaatacatgttacttatataacatatacatatataacctGATTAATTGATTAGCTGTCTGtgactgtgtaagatgttttaGGGTGAGCAAATGTAACATTaatatgatatattttttttattgctatgtactgcttttttaaaaagaaaatttgattctctcttttccttaAAAAAGACCCTGAAAAATACCTGGTTGTCATACTATGCCAAAGACACAGCTAACCCTGGTGTGCTGGTTCTGCTGGGCTGTGGAACCATGTCCAGCACATGtggtcagctagctagctaccccCTCGCCCTGATCCGCACACGCATGCAGGCCCAAGGTAAAGACCACACCAAACCTACAATGCTAATCTCTCCATCCTCATTATGTATAATCTCATGCCAACGTTAAGAAATGACACTTATTGTCGCTAGCGATGTGTTATTTGAATGAAGTGCAGTTCAGTCTCCACATGTACTTCtgctgattgtggccaaagAGGCTATTCTAGTAGACTTCATCAGCCCACAGCACACAACTCATCGGGTTTGCCTAGATGTTCTGTAGCCTACAGAGATCATCTTGGAGAATTATTTAAAAGACACTCAAAAATAAGTGATGCTGGTTTAATGTAAAACATATTCTCTGACAAAATGACTATATTGCTAACAAATGGTTTcctaaaaaacattaattagctttattattattattattattattaataataataataattattattattattaataattatttccaAGACTACAAAATAGTTACCAAATATTTGTATATCCTACTGACCAATGGTCCATCAATTATGTAGAAAATGAAAGCTTTTTTACATAaaattttacaaaaacaaatgtataaaCCCTTTGCAGACCCATCAGTACAAGTGTCATTTGTAATCCAGACACACCTCAAGGCTCTAAACATGGTTTAATATGGAGACATAGTACATACATAAAATTTGCATCTTCAATAGAATTTATCCACTTGTTTCAAAGATGAGTGAGAATTAATATCACTACATTTAGCCTGGCAGAACTGCGTAGGGTGGGTGTGaccatttgcatttttttttctctcttctagCATCTATGGAGGGATCGGAACAGGTGTCAATGTCAACACTGGTGAAGAAGATCCTAGAGAAGGAGGGCTTTTTTGGCCTGTACCGCGGCATTGTCCCCAACTTCATGAAAGTGATCCCTGCTGTCAGTATCAGCTACGTGGTGTATGAGTACATGAAATCGGGCTTAGGCATATCTAAatgaggtgtgtgtatatgtgtgtgtgtgtgtgtgtgtgtgtgtgggggtggtatgtgtgtgtgaatgaattCTGTGTATGGCTGAAGGGGCAATAGTGGTGGAAAGTTGCATGAGCCAAAGTTTGTTTCTTAAGGCACCAACATCAAGAAGGTGTAGGTGTGCATCTTTAGTCATCCAATACTGTTTGTAACCGTTCAGGGATTGGAGCGTCTTCCAGTGTCCAGGTGTTTAGTGAAAGGTTGTATTTGGACTATCCAGTGGGGTTGGGCAATATGATGGCTGGCTGGTGTCAGATCATCCTCACACAGGATACCAAAGCATGGTCTAATCTTGGCCTTTTTAAAAGAATACTGCAAAATTGAATACCATAGATTACCACCAACATTTATGTCAGTGCACTTTCTAGAATGGAAAAATCTGGTCCTTATTGAAATCCATTGGTCTGTGTCTGAATTCTATGAAAACAACCAttagtgtggcgcaacagataataccactactgGGTGACTGCTGCGGAATTGAGGGCTGAGAGTTCTCTCAGTTATTAGGTGTATACGTTTTGACACCATGTGGATGTTCTAAAGATGTATGAGCTAAGAAT
Coding sequences within it:
- the slc25a24 gene encoding mitochondrial adenyl nucleotide antiporter SLC25A24, which translates into the protein MFHHVLRKFVFTDARCLSDEATKNFEKLFEKLDVNQDGKVDVAELRTGLADLGFTLGADAAQKIVSSGDSDKDEQLDFLEFCNYLREHEKKLNLTFKSLDKNNDGRIDYKEIQQALKDLGMNVSKENAEKILKSIDVDGTMTVDWNEWRHHFLFNPATDLQEIIRYWKHSTVLDIGDSLTIPDEFTEEEKTTGLWWKQLAAGAMAGAVSRTGTAPLDRMKVFMQVHASKSNKISLVSGFKQMIKEGGVTSLWRGNGVNVLKIAPETAIKFMAYEQYKKLLSKEGGKIQTHERFMAGSLAGATAQTAIYPMEVMKTRLTLRKTGQYSGMFDCAKKILKKEGVKAFYKGYIPNILGIIPYAGIDLAIYETLKNTWLSYYAKDTANPGVLVLLGCGTMSSTCGQLASYPLALIRTRMQAQASMEGSEQVSMSTLVKKILEKEGFFGLYRGIVPNFMKVIPAVSISYVVYEYMKSGLGISK